In the genome of Verrucomicrobiota bacterium, one region contains:
- a CDS encoding PQQ-like beta-propeller repeat protein: MQKPTSAGDLECRHQEVGRSPAVTEPAKAETPNSAVVRPIVGTIWIAAVFCLFVCGYLLYQHSVAAERDPWKSPQLLALKEKLRAAPADETIKTDIRRLDLEFRQRYVRRLSLNRTGGWLLVGGMAVMLLAAKQTAKLQALAPMPRLKIDAATQARQVSTRSRWSVTVLSAVVVAGLATLAFTTSSPLPESKLELDKLLGRGSPDEAVGGGVSLAEFKANWPRFRGAAAGGVSDQTNLPVSWDEKLGAGIAWKSSVPARGHGSPIVWGNRVFLSGGDEVARFVLCYNAQSGQMLWQRGVTNVPGTPAKQPEISEMTGYASPTMACDGRRVFAIFANGDLAAFTLEGASVWSKNIGVPKNMYGHATSLAIWPGHLIVQLDQDEGAPGGSKLFAFDGTTGRPLWERSKPTHGSWATPIIIEAAGKTQIITLALPHVISYSLTDGNELWRADLLEGEVTPSPIFAGGLVIVVNPSVKLVALRPDGAGDVTKSHIVWTAEDNIPDVTSPASNGELVFTVTSSGVLMCFNAKDGKKVWEKDLEMEVQSSPSIVGDRLLVLGTKGVSVVVEAGRQFKEVARSTLADEFLASPAFAKGRIFLRGKTNLWCLGEKK, translated from the coding sequence ATGCAGAAACCAACGAGCGCCGGCGATTTGGAGTGCCGCCATCAGGAGGTCGGACGTTCGCCAGCGGTCACCGAACCGGCTAAAGCCGAAACTCCAAACTCTGCCGTTGTTCGCCCCATTGTTGGCACAATCTGGATCGCGGCGGTATTCTGTCTATTCGTTTGCGGTTACCTGCTCTATCAACACTCCGTCGCGGCCGAGCGTGATCCGTGGAAATCACCACAACTACTTGCGCTGAAGGAAAAACTCCGCGCCGCACCAGCCGATGAAACGATTAAAACGGATATTCGCCGGCTCGATCTGGAATTCCGCCAGCGTTACGTGCGCCGGCTTTCGCTCAATCGCACCGGTGGCTGGTTGCTGGTGGGCGGCATGGCAGTGATGTTGCTGGCGGCCAAACAAACCGCAAAACTCCAGGCACTGGCGCCGATGCCGAGGTTGAAAATCGACGCCGCGACACAAGCGCGGCAAGTATCCACCCGCTCGCGCTGGTCGGTGACGGTCTTAAGTGCGGTGGTGGTGGCCGGACTGGCAACACTTGCATTCACGACGAGTTCGCCGTTGCCGGAATCAAAGCTTGAACTGGACAAATTGCTAGGGCGCGGCTCACCCGATGAAGCTGTTGGGGGCGGTGTTTCACTCGCAGAATTCAAAGCCAACTGGCCGCGATTCAGAGGAGCTGCCGCAGGCGGTGTCTCCGACCAGACCAACCTGCCCGTGAGCTGGGACGAAAAACTCGGCGCCGGCATTGCATGGAAATCATCCGTCCCCGCCCGCGGCCACGGATCGCCCATTGTATGGGGCAATCGCGTTTTTCTTTCGGGTGGTGACGAGGTTGCGCGCTTTGTTTTGTGTTACAATGCGCAAAGCGGGCAGATGCTTTGGCAGCGCGGCGTCACGAATGTGCCCGGCACACCGGCGAAGCAACCGGAAATTTCCGAGATGACCGGCTACGCCTCACCCACGATGGCCTGCGACGGTCGCCGCGTGTTCGCCATCTTTGCCAACGGCGACCTCGCTGCGTTCACGCTCGAGGGCGCATCCGTCTGGTCAAAAAACATCGGCGTGCCCAAAAACATGTACGGCCACGCCACCTCACTAGCCATCTGGCCGGGCCACCTTATTGTGCAACTAGATCAGGACGAAGGCGCGCCCGGCGGCTCGAAACTGTTCGCGTTCGATGGCACCACTGGACGTCCGCTTTGGGAACGGAGCAAACCGACGCATGGCTCGTGGGCGACACCCATCATCATTGAGGCGGCGGGAAAAACGCAGATCATCACCCTCGCGCTGCCGCACGTCATCAGCTATTCGCTGACAGACGGCAACGAACTCTGGCGTGCGGATTTGCTGGAAGGCGAAGTCACGCCTTCGCCGATCTTCGCGGGCGGACTCGTCATCGTCGTCAACCCGTCGGTGAAGCTCGTCGCCCTTCGCCCCGACGGCGCGGGCGACGTTACGAAGTCGCACATTGTCTGGACCGCTGAGGACAACATTCCCGATGTCACGAGTCCGGCGAGCAATGGCGAATTGGTTTTCACCGTGACCAGCAGTGGCGTGTTGATGTGCTTCAACGCGAAGGATGGCAAAAAAGTTTGGGAGAAGGACCTCGAAATGGAAGTGCAATCCTCGCCGAGTATCGTGGGAGATCGGTTGCTGGTGCTTGGCACAAAAGGCGTCTCGGTGGTGGTCGAAGCCGGGCGCCAGTTCAAGGAGGTCGCACGCAGCACGCTGGCAGATGAATTCCTGGCCAGCCCGGCGTTTGCAAAGGGACGCATCTTCTTGCGCGGAAAAACAAACCTGTGGTGCCTGGGAGAAAAGAAATGA
- a CDS encoding DUF1080 domain-containing protein yields MLNKLRKAFQVITTTFVVAANLLCVVPAQGAETKSKLESDPQGWLDILPRAGLKGWFRVPVPPTGQLGREQWHVDGDNKALICDGDGGHDMLLFDREIGDAIFHFEFRYTKIDGKSGYNSGAYVRNSKDGAIWHQAQFGDAKDGFLFGQTPGTNDQKKSFNLSKQVTDMRVKPAGEWNTLELTARGKVLTLWINGAVTCQFEDCGREKGYLGLEGEGYHIEFRNLKVKELR; encoded by the coding sequence ATGCTCAACAAACTGCGCAAAGCCTTCCAAGTAATCACCACCACCTTCGTAGTGGCGGCGAATCTTCTCTGCGTCGTTCCGGCCCAAGGTGCGGAAACCAAGAGCAAGCTGGAAAGCGACCCGCAGGGTTGGTTGGACATTCTTCCGCGTGCTGGCCTCAAAGGCTGGTTTCGCGTGCCCGTACCGCCCACTGGCCAACTGGGACGAGAACAGTGGCATGTGGATGGCGACAATAAGGCTTTGATCTGCGACGGAGACGGCGGTCATGACATGCTCCTGTTCGACCGCGAAATCGGCGACGCCATTTTTCATTTCGAGTTTCGCTACACCAAGATCGATGGCAAGTCGGGTTACAACAGCGGTGCTTACGTCCGCAATTCCAAGGACGGCGCGATCTGGCATCAGGCTCAATTCGGCGATGCCAAAGACGGCTTCCTGTTTGGCCAGACGCCGGGCACGAACGACCAAAAGAAATCGTTCAACTTGAGCAAGCAGGTTACGGACATGCGTGTGAAACCTGCCGGCGAATGGAACACGCTGGAATTGACCGCGCGGGGCAAGGTTTTGACTCTTTGGATCAACGGTGCGGTCACTTGTCAGTTTGAGGATTGTGGCCGCGAGAAAGGCTACCTCGGCTTGGAAGGGGAAGGCTACCACATTGAGTTCCGTAATTTGAAAGTGAAAGAGCTGCGCTGA
- a CDS encoding NAD(P)H-dependent oxidoreductase subunit E gives MPVELTFTDEVVTRVGRTPEAVIPILQALQEHYGYLPEEALRRVCAATEITPAAIAGVASFYDMFRMQPAGKHIVRVCRGTACHVSGAERVEDALRRHLRIPDGADTDNDREFTIEQVACLGTCTLAPVVKVGGTTLGHTSAESVAEAMREFLALQAGSNATPSTEAVPHRERNGSVAEIHVGLGSCCMAKGSDKLFHALNESTSACGGKVVVKRVGCVGMCHRTPMIEVAESGKPGTFYADLTAAQARALVQRHFKPRGFLRRASRVWIRALDSLLLDDSREQRGVQRFSMSKRDPNVRAFLDKQVHIATEHFGKLDPLDLDEYLAHDGFAALAKCLGKVPTPGFQHRDKFMLHMQHETVPAFSQDEIISTIERSGLRGRGGAGFPSGQKWRVVAQQPGESKYVICNGDEGDPGAFMDRMILESFPFRVIEGLAIAAVAVGAHEGIFYIRHEYPLAVKRVRAAIAELEKRGWLRNEEHPTSNIQHSTPNDPLTPALSPAEGERENLPLSSRATVTDDGQTTEEKPQAGQRLSPLPRRGGEGQGERDFPDFPLKLSVFEGAGAFVCGEETALIASVEGQRGMPKLRPPFPAEKGLWSKPTLINNVETLALVPWIIRNGAEKFAAIGTAKSKGTKVFALAGKIRRGGLIEVPMGTTIREIVEEIGGGAGEGHRFKAVQIGGPSGGCVPARLADTPVDYESLRDVGAIMGSGGLVVLDDTNCMVDIARYFLQFTQDQSCGKCTFCRIGTKRMLDILDRLCTGKATRQHLEELERLAVQVGAGSLCGLGKTAPNPVLTTLRYFRDEYEAHIAGRCPARKCTALIHYMINTDCTGCTICAQNCPVNAIPMTPYAQHVIDDAKCTRCDTCRQVCPHNAVEVR, from the coding sequence ATGCCTGTTGAACTGACATTTACGGACGAGGTGGTGACGCGCGTGGGACGAACGCCAGAGGCGGTGATACCGATTCTGCAGGCGTTGCAGGAGCATTACGGCTATCTGCCGGAGGAGGCCCTGCGCCGCGTTTGTGCGGCGACCGAGATCACTCCCGCTGCCATTGCCGGCGTCGCTTCGTTCTACGACATGTTCCGGATGCAGCCCGCCGGTAAACACATCGTGCGCGTCTGCCGCGGCACGGCGTGTCACGTCTCAGGCGCGGAACGCGTCGAAGACGCGCTGCGCCGGCATCTGCGCATTCCCGACGGCGCAGACACGGACAACGATCGTGAATTTACAATCGAACAGGTAGCTTGTCTCGGCACCTGCACCCTTGCGCCCGTGGTGAAAGTGGGCGGGACGACGTTGGGTCACACCAGCGCCGAGAGCGTGGCCGAAGCCATGCGTGAATTCCTGGCGCTGCAGGCCGGGTCGAACGCAACCCCGTCCACGGAGGCAGTTCCCCATCGCGAACGCAATGGCAGTGTGGCGGAGATTCACGTCGGGCTGGGTTCGTGTTGCATGGCGAAAGGCAGCGACAAGTTGTTTCATGCCCTGAACGAAAGCACGTCAGCTTGCGGTGGCAAGGTGGTGGTCAAGCGCGTCGGTTGCGTGGGCATGTGCCATCGCACACCCATGATCGAAGTGGCTGAGTCGGGGAAACCCGGCACATTTTACGCGGACCTCACTGCGGCGCAAGCGCGCGCGCTGGTGCAACGGCATTTCAAACCGCGCGGATTCCTGCGCCGCGCGTCCCGTGTCTGGATTCGCGCGCTCGACAGTTTGTTGCTCGACGATTCGCGTGAACAGCGCGGCGTCCAGCGTTTCTCGATGAGCAAACGTGACCCGAACGTGCGCGCGTTTCTCGACAAGCAGGTTCACATCGCCACGGAGCATTTCGGAAAACTTGATCCACTGGATCTTGACGAGTACCTCGCGCACGACGGATTTGCGGCGCTGGCAAAGTGTTTGGGTAAAGTGCCAACTCCCGGCTTCCAACACCGGGACAAGTTTATGTTGCATATGCAACATGAAACTGTCCCGGCTTTTTCACAGGATGAAATCATCTCAACGATCGAACGATCCGGCTTGCGCGGGCGCGGCGGGGCGGGATTCCCTAGCGGGCAAAAGTGGCGCGTGGTCGCACAGCAACCGGGCGAATCGAAATACGTCATTTGCAATGGCGACGAGGGCGACCCGGGCGCGTTCATGGACCGGATGATTCTCGAATCGTTTCCGTTCCGCGTCATCGAAGGGCTGGCGATTGCGGCGGTGGCGGTCGGGGCGCACGAAGGTATTTTCTACATTCGTCACGAGTATCCACTCGCGGTCAAACGGGTGCGCGCGGCGATTGCGGAATTGGAAAAGCGCGGATGGCTCAGGAATGAGGAACATCCAACATCCAACATCCAACATTCAACTCCGAATGATCCCCTCACCCCGGCCCTCTCCCCTGCTGAAGGGGAGAGGGAGAATCTTCCTCTGTCTTCCCGCGCAACTGTGACCGACGACGGCCAGACGACTGAGGAGAAACCACAAGCCGGGCAACGGCTGTCTCCTCTCCCCCGCCGAGGGGGAGAGGGTCAAGGTGAGCGGGACTTCCCCGACTTTCCCTTGAAGCTCTCCGTCTTTGAAGGCGCTGGCGCGTTCGTTTGCGGCGAGGAGACGGCCCTGATTGCGTCGGTCGAGGGTCAACGCGGGATGCCGAAGTTGCGACCGCCGTTTCCCGCGGAGAAAGGTTTGTGGAGCAAACCCACACTCATCAACAACGTTGAGACGCTGGCGCTCGTGCCTTGGATTATTCGCAACGGCGCGGAGAAGTTCGCGGCGATCGGCACGGCAAAGAGCAAAGGCACAAAGGTATTTGCGTTGGCGGGAAAGATTCGTCGCGGCGGACTCATCGAAGTTCCGATGGGCACGACCATCCGCGAGATCGTCGAGGAGATTGGCGGCGGTGCCGGCGAGGGACATCGCTTCAAAGCGGTGCAAATCGGCGGGCCGAGTGGCGGTTGTGTGCCCGCGCGACTAGCGGACACGCCGGTGGATTATGAATCGTTGCGGGATGTGGGCGCCATCATGGGCAGCGGCGGTCTGGTGGTGCTCGACGACACGAACTGCATGGTGGACATCGCGAGGTATTTCCTCCAGTTCACCCAGGACCAGTCGTGCGGCAAGTGCACGTTCTGCCGCATTGGCACGAAGCGGATGCTCGATATCCTCGATCGTCTGTGCACCGGCAAAGCAACACGGCAACATCTCGAAGAACTGGAGCGCCTGGCCGTCCAGGTCGGTGCGGGCAGCCTGTGCGGCCTCGGAAAAACCGCGCCCAATCCCGTGTTGACGACCCTCCGCTATTTCCGCGACGAATACGAAGCGCACATCGCGGGGCGCTGTCCAGCGCGCAAATGCACCGCGCTCATTCATTACATGATCAACACCGACTGCACGGGCTGCACTATCTGCGCTCAGAATTGTCCGGTGAACGCGATTCCGATGACACCGTATGCCCAGCACGTGATTGATGACGCGAAATGCACGCGGTGCGACACCTGCCGACAGGTCTGTCCGCACAACGCGGTGGAGGTGAGATGA
- a CDS encoding class II aldolase/adducin family protein produces MTKGNPLGNTKASSALTPPQFDTVEAERKHRKQRLAAAFRLFAHFGYDEGLAGHITVRDPEHTDRFWVNPLGVHFAHMTSAELVLVSHEGKVMEGDQPVNAAAFAIHSSIHKARSDVIAAAHAHSIHGKTWSTFGRLLDPITQDACAFYEDHAVFDHYSGVVNETSDGEQIASALGGKKAAILKNHGLLTVGKSVDIAAWFFISMDRCCQSQLLAEMVGKPSHIPHEVAIKTRDFIASDLAAWASFQPLYQFITRKHPDLLA; encoded by the coding sequence ATGACTAAAGGTAACCCGTTGGGGAACACCAAGGCATCCTCGGCCTTGACGCCTCCGCAATTTGACACCGTGGAGGCGGAACGGAAACATCGCAAACAGCGGCTGGCGGCGGCCTTTCGGTTGTTTGCACATTTCGGTTATGACGAGGGGTTGGCGGGACACATCACCGTCAGAGACCCCGAACACACCGACCGGTTCTGGGTCAACCCGCTCGGAGTTCATTTTGCGCACATGACCTCGGCTGAGTTGGTGCTCGTCAGCCACGAGGGGAAAGTGATGGAGGGCGATCAACCGGTCAATGCCGCCGCCTTCGCCATCCATTCATCCATTCACAAGGCGCGATCTGATGTGATTGCCGCCGCCCACGCCCACTCCATTCACGGGAAAACTTGGTCAACGTTCGGACGTCTGCTCGACCCCATCACCCAGGACGCCTGCGCCTTTTATGAAGATCATGCGGTGTTCGATCACTACAGCGGCGTGGTCAATGAAACTTCCGACGGCGAGCAGATCGCCAGCGCTCTGGGCGGCAAAAAGGCGGCGATTCTGAAAAACCACGGCTTGCTGACCGTGGGCAAATCCGTGGACATCGCCGCGTGGTTTTTCATTTCGATGGATCGCTGTTGCCAATCGCAGCTACTGGCGGAGATGGTTGGCAAACCGTCACACATTCCCCATGAGGTGGCGATCAAGACCCGCGATTTCATCGCCTCCGACCTGGCGGCGTGGGCTAGTTTTCAGCCGTTGTATCAATTCATCACCCGCAAGCATCCCGACCTGCTGGCCTGA
- a CDS encoding 4Fe-4S binding protein: MSRLLHRISRRVEEMSHLRFTIYDLRVFRQFARKWYIINRKLLWLLQIVVTLVAVQLTSISAIAEQRFPPPDFTETNHQLPITTTPAARAEWLQYLDVAVLFACLGVAVWLIYRKRSRRGVWALSVFSLIYFGFWRQGCICAIGAPQNIILGLFEPSYTVPLTVIAFFAAPLIVALFAGRAFCAGVCPHGALQDLLLIKPIKVPLWLEHALGVLPFIFLGFGLTFAATGTGFPICRYDPIVPIFRLNGPGLLIFLAALTLVLGMFVGRPYCRFLCPYGALLKLTSLASKWRVRVTPDICTQCQLCENSCPFGAMREPSSGTVEPKFLKADRRNLGWLLLCVPVLIAGGAWVGGELSVSVARLNPTVELAERYINQQKSPANYGVMTPEALSLQRAERDPEALLKAATDLRHRFWLACVVFGGWVGLVIGVKLVSLSLRTLRTDFEPDRGACFACARCFRSCPQELVRIGQMPASELPARNAAQLAAAAK; this comes from the coding sequence ATGAGCCGCCTTCTCCATCGTATCAGCCGACGTGTGGAGGAAATGTCTCATTTGCGATTTACGATTTACGATTTACGCGTCTTTCGCCAGTTCGCTCGTAAATGGTACATCATAAATCGCAAATTACTTTGGCTGCTCCAAATTGTTGTCACGCTTGTCGCCGTTCAGCTTACCAGCATATCCGCCATCGCTGAACAACGTTTCCCACCGCCTGACTTCACCGAGACGAACCACCAACTGCCGATCACCACGACGCCCGCCGCTCGTGCCGAATGGCTGCAATACCTCGATGTCGCCGTGTTGTTCGCGTGCCTCGGCGTGGCGGTTTGGTTGATCTACCGCAAACGCTCGCGACGTGGAGTCTGGGCGCTGTCGGTTTTTTCGCTGATCTATTTCGGGTTTTGGCGACAAGGCTGCATCTGCGCCATCGGTGCGCCGCAGAACATAATTCTTGGCCTGTTCGAACCCAGCTACACCGTGCCGCTGACGGTCATCGCGTTTTTCGCCGCGCCGCTCATCGTCGCGCTGTTTGCTGGTCGGGCATTCTGCGCGGGCGTTTGTCCGCACGGTGCGTTGCAGGATTTGCTGCTGATCAAACCCATCAAAGTTCCTCTCTGGCTTGAGCACGCGCTGGGCGTCTTGCCGTTCATCTTTCTTGGCTTCGGTCTGACCTTCGCCGCTACCGGCACGGGCTTTCCCATCTGCCGCTACGATCCCATCGTGCCGATCTTCCGGCTCAACGGGCCTGGCCTGCTGATTTTTCTCGCCGCACTGACGCTCGTACTCGGCATGTTCGTTGGCCGACCCTATTGCCGTTTCCTGTGTCCCTATGGCGCGTTGTTGAAACTCACGTCGCTCGCCTCCAAGTGGCGTGTGCGCGTCACCCCCGACATCTGCACGCAATGCCAGCTCTGCGAAAACTCCTGTCCCTTCGGTGCGATGCGTGAACCTTCGTCCGGCACAGTCGAACCCAAATTTCTTAAAGCGGATCGCCGCAACCTTGGTTGGTTGCTGTTGTGCGTGCCGGTGCTCATCGCCGGTGGCGCGTGGGTTGGTGGCGAACTTTCCGTGTCCGTCGCCAGACTCAATCCAACGGTTGAACTCGCCGAGCGCTACATCAACCAACAGAAATCACCCGCGAACTACGGGGTGATGACGCCCGAAGCGCTCTCGCTCCAACGCGCCGAGCGCGACCCGGAGGCGTTATTGAAAGCCGCAACCGACTTGCGTCATCGCTTCTGGCTCGCGTGTGTGGTGTTCGGCGGCTGGGTTGGATTGGTCATCGGCGTCAAGCTGGTGAGCCTCTCGTTGCGGACGTTACGGACAGACTTCGAACCAGATCGCGGTGCGTGCTTCGCCTGCGCGCGTTGCTTCCGCTCGTGTCCACAGGAGTTGGTCCGCATTGGCCAGATGCCGGCCAGCGAACTGCCTGCGCGAAATGCCGCGCAGCTCGCTGCTGCCGCGAAATGA
- a CDS encoding PQQ-like beta-propeller repeat protein — protein sequence MKGNYKRFIALLPVLAALTGLMALALWWNSHTGAALKLRIPGTDAAPGGERGGANPVLAGKLIPGAGQSSDQPGTWPQFRGPNRDGISPDFANLSRDWTGAPPRELWALDVGEGYAGVAIRKGRLYLLDYDREAKQSALRCLSLNDGKEIWRFAYPLTIKRNHGMTRTVPVVTDKFVVALDSKCNGLCLDAATGELRWSASLVNDYGATVPEWYAGQCPLVDGEQVILAPGGKDALLLALDIATGQPLWRTPNTRLWKMTHSSVMPMEFARRKLYVYCASGGVVGIDAKDGSKLFETSDWKISIATVPSPLPLPDGKIFFTGGYNAGSLMLQLVEESGKVATRTLFKLTPDVFGATQHTPLFKDGHLYGVRADGRFVCLGLDGKVVWASGPGETFGLGSFLMVGDLIFALNGDGKLSLIEATSARFNLLGQAQVLKGRESWAPMALAGDRLLLRDLTRLVCLNVATK from the coding sequence ATGAAGGGCAATTACAAGAGATTCATCGCCCTCTTGCCCGTGCTGGCCGCCTTGACCGGGTTGATGGCGCTGGCGCTTTGGTGGAACTCGCACACGGGCGCGGCGCTCAAGCTGCGCATTCCGGGCACGGATGCCGCACCCGGAGGCGAACGCGGCGGAGCCAACCCCGTTCTCGCGGGCAAACTCATTCCCGGTGCCGGCCAATCCTCTGATCAACCGGGCACCTGGCCGCAGTTTCGCGGGCCGAATCGCGACGGCATCTCTCCCGACTTCGCCAATCTCTCCCGCGACTGGACCGGTGCTCCGCCGCGCGAACTCTGGGCGCTGGACGTAGGCGAAGGCTATGCCGGAGTCGCTATTCGCAAGGGCCGCCTTTATCTCCTCGACTACGATCGCGAGGCGAAACAGAGCGCGCTGCGTTGTCTCTCGTTAAACGATGGCAAGGAAATCTGGCGCTTCGCTTATCCTCTCACCATCAAACGCAACCACGGCATGACGCGCACCGTGCCCGTCGTCACGGACAAATTCGTCGTCGCGCTCGACTCCAAGTGCAACGGGCTGTGCCTCGATGCCGCGACCGGCGAACTGCGCTGGAGCGCCAGCCTCGTCAACGATTACGGCGCGACCGTGCCCGAATGGTACGCCGGCCAATGCCCGCTCGTGGACGGCGAGCAAGTCATCCTGGCGCCGGGTGGCAAAGACGCGCTCCTGCTCGCGCTGGACATCGCAACCGGCCAGCCGTTGTGGCGAACGCCGAATACGCGGCTTTGGAAAATGACGCACTCGTCCGTGATGCCAATGGAATTCGCGAGGCGAAAACTCTACGTCTATTGCGCCAGCGGCGGCGTGGTCGGCATCGATGCCAAGGATGGTTCGAAGCTGTTTGAGACCAGCGATTGGAAAATCAGCATCGCCACGGTGCCCTCGCCCTTGCCGTTGCCTGACGGCAAAATCTTTTTCACCGGCGGCTACAACGCCGGCAGCCTGATGCTTCAGTTGGTCGAGGAAAGCGGGAAGGTCGCGACGCGGACACTTTTCAAACTCACACCCGACGTTTTCGGTGCGACACAGCACACACCACTTTTCAAGGACGGCCATCTTTACGGAGTTCGCGCGGATGGCCGATTCGTCTGTCTCGGCCTGGATGGAAAAGTCGTGTGGGCGAGCGGTCCGGGAGAAACTTTCGGCCTGGGTTCTTTCCTCATGGTCGGAGATTTGATCTTCGCACTTAATGGGGACGGCAAGTTGAGTTTGATCGAAGCCACTTCCGCGCGCTTCAACCTGCTGGGCCAGGCGCAAGTCCTGAAGGGCCGCGAGTCCTGGGCACCAATGGCGCTGGCCGGCGACCGTCTGCTGCTTCGCGACCTCACCCGCCTGGTTTGCCTCAACGTGGCGACAAAATAG
- a CDS encoding (2Fe-2S)-binding protein: MNRFSITIDGCTVAVSPGESVLSAARKLAIDIPTLCFLEKCGPLNTCQVCLVKLNGKLVPSCGTKVAPGMVVESETEEVHEARRTALELLFSDHVGDCLSPCHRLCPLMLNIPVMLRQIEAGQLDDAIATVRQALPLAGVLGRICHHPCEQGCRRGNWDDPAAIRDMEKFATDQDSKQPEPHVPPRKPTTGKSIAIIGAGPTGLAAAYYLACSTQSSLCSRGLESLSSWALSWEITSRWKDCRAGSMPYSSPWVRLPRTTRAN; the protein is encoded by the coding sequence ATGAACCGATTCTCCATCACGATAGACGGTTGCACAGTCGCGGTTTCACCCGGCGAAAGCGTCCTCTCGGCAGCGCGCAAGCTGGCCATCGACATCCCGACCCTGTGCTTTCTCGAAAAATGCGGACCGCTGAACACCTGTCAGGTTTGCCTCGTGAAGTTGAATGGCAAGCTCGTGCCATCGTGTGGCACCAAGGTCGCACCGGGCATGGTGGTTGAGAGTGAGACGGAAGAAGTCCATGAAGCGCGGCGCACGGCGCTGGAACTTTTGTTCAGCGATCATGTGGGGGATTGCCTCTCACCGTGTCATCGGCTGTGTCCGCTCATGTTGAACATTCCGGTGATGCTCCGGCAAATCGAGGCAGGTCAACTGGACGATGCCATTGCTACGGTGCGGCAAGCTCTGCCGCTGGCGGGTGTGCTGGGGCGGATTTGTCATCATCCTTGCGAGCAGGGCTGCCGTCGCGGCAACTGGGACGATCCGGCGGCCATTCGTGACATGGAAAAGTTCGCGACGGATCAGGATTCCAAGCAACCCGAACCGCACGTGCCCCCGCGCAAACCGACCACGGGAAAATCGATTGCCATCATTGGTGCCGGGCCGACGGGTTTGGCGGCGGCCTATTACCTTGCCTGCTCGACGCAGAGCTCACTCTGCTCGCGCGGCTTGGAGTCGCTTTCAAGCTGGGCGTTGAGTTGGGAAATCACGTCACGCTGGAAGGATTGTCGCGCGGGTTCGATGCCATACTCCTCACCGTGGGTGAGGTTACCAAGGACGACGCGAGCAAACTGA
- a CDS encoding ferredoxin produces the protein MSEKPTTEPTATRRAFLRNGARIAAMTGLGALGGVLANRSQAKSWVWQIDPAKCVHCSNCATQCVLEQSAVKCVHAFAMCGHCNLCTGYFEPEPNSLTTAAENQLCPTAAIKRTFIEDPYYEYTIDEKLCIGCAKCVEGCNRFGNGSLFLQIRHDRCVHCNECAIARTCPGDAFRRVLVSQPYLLKTTH, from the coding sequence ATGAGCGAGAAACCAACAACCGAGCCGACGGCGACGCGACGCGCGTTCCTGCGCAACGGCGCGCGCATCGCGGCGATGACCGGGCTGGGCGCCCTCGGTGGAGTGCTGGCCAATCGCAGTCAAGCGAAGAGTTGGGTGTGGCAGATCGATCCCGCGAAGTGCGTCCACTGCAGCAATTGCGCCACCCAGTGCGTGCTCGAACAATCCGCCGTGAAGTGCGTTCACGCGTTCGCGATGTGCGGCCATTGCAATCTTTGCACCGGCTACTTCGAGCCGGAGCCGAATTCGCTGACCACCGCCGCCGAAAATCAGCTTTGCCCCACCGCCGCCATCAAGCGCACGTTTATTGAAGACCCGTATTACGAATACACCATTGACGAAAAACTCTGCATCGGCTGCGCGAAATGCGTCGAGGGCTGCAATCGTTTTGGCAACGGCTCGCTGTTCCTGCAAATCCGCCACGACCGCTGCGTTCATTGTAACGAATGCGCCATCGCCCGCACCTGCCCCGGCGACGCATTCCGTCGCGTGCTCGTCAGTCAACCCTATCTCCTCAAAACGACGCATTGA